A genomic region of Amphiura filiformis chromosome 6, Afil_fr2py, whole genome shotgun sequence contains the following coding sequences:
- the LOC140154111 gene encoding protein SpAN-like codes for MVNKNEKTLQFNILACSLVQAASEVLLLEPLDNTSPTVEDEPPEEQSKPGMFESDIRLVDEQKRALESLILEEESDDDDQDEMMLMEKRKAIGNLSNRWPYAVVPYVIDASITGTSAIMKAIEHWEYHTCIRFKPMTDQLVEEIGHSDHVVFEKGTGFWSYVGRVGIGAQTISIGDENRAGSIAHEIGHTIGFWHEQGRPDRDEYQNVSPGFEDAFKKYDWEETLTHDIPYDVGSIMHYGAYYFSHNGLPTIIAKNSENQDKLGNRMTLSRHDIKLANLMYDCPDTSHCTNKKGSCDNWASKGFCETGKYVGFMLGNCAKSCDLCHECKDKNNNCGKWAKSGFCDSQKYGHYMKSHCIRACGICTILDDTPQ; via the exons ATGgtgaataagaatgagaaaacTCTACAGTTTAATATTTTGGCATGCTCACTTGT ACAGGCCGCTTCAGAAGTACTACTCTTGGAGCCACTAGATAACACTTCGCCGACAGTTGAAGACGAACCACCAGAAGAACAAAGTAAACCAGGAATGTTTGAATCTGATATTAGATTGGTAGATGAACAGAAACGCGCGCTTGAAAGCCTTATCCTGGAAGAAGAGTCAGACGATGATGATCAAGATGAAATGATGCTGATGGAGAAGAGAAAAGCCATCGGAAATTTATCTAACCGTTGGCCATACGCCGTGGTACCTTATGTCATTGATGCATCAA TTACCGGTACGTCAGCCATTATGAAAGCTATTGAGCACTGGGAATATCATACGTGTATAAGGTTCAAACCAATGACAGACCAACTAGTGGAGGAAATTGGTCATTCCGATCATGTTGTGTTTGAAAAGGGGACTGG TTTCTGGTCATATGTCGGTAGAGTTGGTATAGGAGCGCAAACTATCTCCATTGGCGATGAAAATCGG GCTGGCAGTATAGCACACGAAATAGGTCACACCATTGGATTTTGGCACGAGCAGGGACGTCCTGATCGAGACGAATACCAGAACGTCAGTCCAGGATTTGAGGACGCCTTTAAGAAATATGACTGGGAAGAAACTCTCACCCATGATATACCCTATGATGTTGGGTCAATTATGCATTATGGTGCATAT TATTTCAGCCACAATGGTCTGCCGACAATCATTGCAAAGAACAGCGAGAATCAGGATAAACTTGGCAACCGAATGACTCTAAGTAGACACGACATCAAATTAGCCAATCTTATGTATGATTGCCCAG ATACTTCACATTGTACCAACAAAAAAGGCAGCTGTGACAATTGGGCATCGAAAGGATTTTGCGAAACCGGGAAATATGTAGGATTTATGCTTGGTAATTGCGCAAAGAGTTGTGACCTTTGCCATG AGTGCaaagacaaaaataacaattgcgGAAAATGGGCGAAGAGCGGATTTTGTGATAGCCAAAAATATGGACACTATATGAAGTCACATTGCATACGAGCATGTGGAATCTGTACCATACTG GACGACACACCACAGTAA